From a region of the Halanaerobium hydrogeniformans genome:
- a CDS encoding acyl-CoA dehydratase activase-related protein, protein MRLSFPYMGPTIVYAKLLELLGHEVVMPPKPNKEIIDLGVKYSPEFACFPFKVLTGTYIKLMEKDVKYFVTSGGHGPCRAGYYGEVHQRILDDLGYDDVEIIVIDSIHDDYKYFYDVAKKLKGDSSWLQVYKAIRIVYDLTKAIDEVEKQVEILRAYHENSVINKIWMEAEAEFYKIEDRNDVERVKNKYLQKLNQYSDKIPEEKDRYRIGIIGEIFVILEHSINYQVEEKVNKFGFEVERSLYLSDWINENVIPFAGKEIEEIEELGEEFIEIQIGGHAQENIGHILDFKKKGFDGIIHIKPFACLPELISQSVMDDLSEKYDIPVLTVSVDEQTADANILTRIEAFLDMIREKDYEEVV, encoded by the coding sequence ATGAGATTATCTTTTCCCTATATGGGACCAACTATAGTCTATGCTAAGCTTTTAGAACTGCTCGGCCATGAGGTAGTTATGCCTCCTAAACCAAATAAAGAAATTATTGATTTAGGAGTTAAATATAGCCCTGAATTTGCCTGTTTTCCTTTTAAGGTACTTACAGGTACTTATATAAAATTGATGGAAAAAGATGTGAAATACTTTGTAACCAGTGGAGGCCATGGGCCCTGTCGTGCCGGTTATTATGGCGAGGTACATCAGAGAATACTTGATGATTTAGGTTATGATGATGTTGAGATTATTGTTATTGATTCTATTCATGATGATTACAAATATTTTTATGATGTAGCAAAAAAACTTAAAGGAGATAGTTCCTGGCTGCAGGTATATAAGGCGATTAGAATAGTCTATGATCTAACAAAAGCCATTGATGAGGTAGAGAAGCAGGTAGAAATTTTAAGAGCCTATCATGAAAATTCAGTTATTAATAAAATCTGGATGGAAGCTGAAGCAGAGTTCTATAAGATCGAAGATAGAAATGATGTAGAAAGGGTTAAAAATAAATATTTACAAAAACTGAATCAATATTCAGATAAAATACCTGAAGAAAAAGATCGCTATAGGATTGGAATTATTGGTGAAATCTTTGTTATTTTAGAGCATTCAATTAATTATCAGGTTGAAGAAAAGGTAAATAAATTTGGTTTTGAGGTAGAAAGATCACTCTATTTATCTGATTGGATTAATGAAAATGTTATTCCCTTTGCCGGGAAAGAAATTGAAGAAATTGAAGAACTCGGTGAAGAATTTATCGAAATTCAAATCGGTGGTCATGCTCAGGAAAATATCGGCCATATCTTAGACTTTAAAAAGAAGGGTTTTGATGGTATCATACACATAAAGCCATTTGCATGTCTGCCTGAGTTGATCTCACAGAGTGTGATGGATGATTTATCAGAGAAATATGATATTCCGGTTTTAACAGTTTCTGTTGATGAACAAACAGCTGATGCAAATATATTAACAAGAATTGAAGCCTTTTTAGATATGATTAGAGAAAAAGACTATGAGGAGGTTGTGTAG
- a CDS encoding type I phosphomannose isomerase catalytic subunit, producing the protein MFYPLKFDHKYIEKVWGGKKLSKYRDDMPEKQIGESWDVSAQKKAVSVVKNGKLAGKSLSELAEMYPVQIMGEEFEDKTFPLLLKIIDTQEQLSIQVHPDKRYAAKFEGEASKNEGWYIIDAAEDAYLIIGTKDCTESEFKKAVQNKEINKYVNKVKVEKGDVFFIKAGLLHAIGPGILMAEIQETSDTTYRIFDYDRGRELHLAKAMDVINFKLQTKKRKGLKVCAKDYDYTYYCLTEELALDIIDLKDILHAEGDRKRFYILTAVKGEGFISWEGGELEITESESVLIPAYAQEYKIEGDLKLMRSYVPDFEKQKEEIIDIIT; encoded by the coding sequence ATGTTTTATCCATTAAAATTTGACCATAAATATATTGAAAAAGTCTGGGGAGGTAAAAAATTAAGCAAATACAGAGATGATATGCCAGAAAAGCAGATCGGTGAAAGCTGGGATGTTTCTGCCCAGAAAAAAGCTGTTAGTGTTGTAAAAAATGGCAAATTGGCTGGAAAAAGCCTCAGTGAGCTGGCTGAAATGTATCCGGTTCAAATTATGGGAGAAGAATTTGAGGATAAAACTTTTCCACTTTTATTAAAGATAATTGATACTCAAGAACAGCTGTCTATTCAGGTTCATCCTGATAAAAGATATGCAGCTAAATTTGAAGGTGAAGCCTCAAAAAATGAAGGCTGGTATATTATTGATGCTGCAGAAGATGCTTATTTAATTATAGGAACTAAAGATTGTACTGAAAGCGAATTTAAGAAAGCGGTACAAAACAAAGAGATCAATAAATATGTAAATAAGGTCAAAGTAGAAAAAGGTGATGTCTTTTTTATTAAAGCTGGACTTTTACATGCAATTGGACCCGGGATATTGATGGCAGAAATTCAGGAAACAAGTGATACTACCTATAGAATTTTTGATTATGACAGGGGTAGAGAACTTCATTTAGCAAAAGCTATGGATGTTATTAATTTCAAACTTCAGACCAAAAAAAGAAAAGGGCTTAAAGTTTGTGCTAAAGACTACGATTATACTTATTATTGCCTTACTGAAGAGCTGGCCCTTGACATCATAGACCTTAAAGACATTTTACATGCTGAGGGAGATAGGAAACGATTTTATATTTTAACAGCTGTAAAAGGCGAAGGATTTATAAGCTGGGAGGGTGGAGAACTGGAAATTACCGAAAGTGAAAGTGTTTTAATTCCAGCTTATGCTCAAGAATATAAAATTGAAGGTGATTTAAAGTTAATGAGAAGTTATGTGCCGGATTTTGAAAAGCAAAAAGAAGAAATTATCGATATAATAACTTAA
- a CDS encoding PfkB family carbohydrate kinase → MKYDIFAVGDNVADYYPEQKKIYAGGGAFNVAVIARRLGAKTAYYGAFGTDENAKFLYDTLKKEKVAYPVNDIRKGRNAVSIIEKTDGISRVKGVDKGVYKNLNLNKTVLEIIKNSKIVHTNIYSYFEDYLKKIEDKAIISFDFSHLRNKSYISEISKMVDIAFFSKPKTDENPREFINWAAEQGAKAVILTLGSKGVLMNYQDQLIKKEAKNTKLRDTLGAGDAFIAGFLNNFKDSKNYEAALEKGLEQAAKNCQINGALGVAALREEDIILENDIHQDF, encoded by the coding sequence ATGAAATATGATATTTTTGCAGTTGGAGATAATGTAGCAGATTATTATCCGGAGCAAAAAAAAATATATGCAGGTGGAGGAGCCTTTAATGTAGCGGTGATTGCCAGAAGGCTGGGAGCAAAAACAGCCTATTATGGAGCCTTTGGCACAGACGAAAATGCCAAATTTCTTTATGATACATTAAAAAAAGAAAAGGTAGCTTATCCGGTTAATGATATCCGTAAGGGAAGAAATGCGGTCTCAATTATAGAAAAAACCGATGGCATAAGCAGGGTTAAAGGTGTTGACAAAGGTGTATATAAAAATTTAAATCTCAATAAAACTGTCTTAGAAATTATCAAAAATTCTAAGATAGTTCATACAAATATTTATAGCTATTTTGAAGATTATTTAAAAAAGATCGAAGATAAAGCAATAATTTCTTTTGATTTTTCTCATTTACGGAATAAAAGCTATATAAGTGAAATTTCTAAAATGGTTGATATCGCATTTTTCTCTAAACCTAAAACAGATGAAAATCCCAGGGAGTTTATTAACTGGGCCGCTGAACAGGGAGCAAAAGCAGTAATTTTAACCCTTGGCAGTAAAGGTGTATTGATGAATTATCAGGATCAGTTAATAAAAAAAGAGGCCAAAAATACAAAGCTTAGAGATACATTAGGAGCAGGAGATGCTTTTATTGCTGGTTTTTTAAATAATTTCAAGGATTCTAAAAATTATGAGGCAGCTTTAGAAAAAGGTTTAGAGCAGGCTGCCAAAAATTGTCAGATTAATGGTGCTTTAGGAGTTGCTGCCTTGAGAGAAGAAGATATAATTTTAGAGAATGATATTCATCAGGATTTTTAA
- a CDS encoding M48 family metallopeptidase has product MAAKNLSLKKVNNVYKGSLKSKLFKSILVLITLFIFLSTSFLLSQQVEAAFSSYERSTSEALLKDLNRQHDMREYGEDDKEYQILKRLKQNIDKRKFREADFKIYHVDDELINAYYIGDGRIILFDGLLKLLETDDQLAALIAHEIGHGVEGHLDSNLKRNLSLSLMSILFNRFTDREYQTMTNVAYNLINNGYSRQQEKEADIFAVDLMLRADYDPQGLIELMKIFKERSHNIKLLEFTQTHPIPDSRIEYISQYIAEKQGPESIKVKNEIKEETPSESQTEQSDKEKFQMRNTFNADIVSFRYPAEWQLNKVESVNNEEIFKYNLIADNIEGELTFFDFSSRDFMATAERNFDYALIMADSEGYRVNRAIQKTAEKEVYRLQKEKDEKITIEYFIGIAETKKVLNLNFSFATKDYEQIIKVLNYLINTLKFQ; this is encoded by the coding sequence ATGGCTGCAAAAAACTTATCTTTAAAAAAAGTTAATAATGTTTATAAGGGATCTTTAAAGTCAAAGTTATTTAAGAGTATTTTAGTCCTAATCACATTGTTCATATTTTTAAGTACTTCTTTTCTTTTGAGTCAGCAGGTTGAGGCGGCTTTTTCCAGTTATGAAAGATCAACTTCGGAAGCATTGTTAAAGGATTTAAATAGACAGCATGATATGCGTGAATATGGAGAAGATGATAAGGAATATCAAATTTTAAAAAGACTTAAGCAAAATATTGACAAAAGAAAATTTAGAGAGGCAGACTTTAAAATATATCATGTTGATGATGAACTTATCAATGCCTATTATATTGGTGATGGCAGGATTATTTTATTTGATGGTTTGCTAAAACTATTAGAAACTGATGATCAGCTGGCTGCTTTAATTGCGCATGAGATCGGTCATGGTGTTGAAGGACATTTAGATAGTAATTTAAAGAGAAATTTAAGTCTTTCTTTAATGAGCATTTTATTTAACAGGTTTACTGACCGGGAATATCAAACCATGACAAATGTAGCCTATAATTTAATTAATAATGGTTATTCCAGACAGCAGGAAAAAGAGGCAGATATATTTGCTGTTGATCTGATGCTAAGAGCTGATTATGATCCGCAGGGTTTAATTGAGCTGATGAAAATTTTTAAAGAAAGGTCTCATAATATTAAACTGCTGGAATTCACCCAGACTCACCCAATACCTGACAGTAGAATTGAATATATAAGTCAATATATAGCTGAAAAGCAGGGTCCAGAAAGCATAAAAGTAAAAAATGAAATAAAAGAAGAAACACCTTCAGAAAGTCAAACAGAGCAGTCAGATAAGGAGAAATTTCAAATGAGAAATACTTTTAATGCTGATATAGTTAGTTTTAGATATCCTGCAGAATGGCAGTTGAATAAAGTTGAGTCTGTAAATAATGAGGAGATTTTCAAATATAATCTTATAGCAGATAATATTGAGGGAGAATTAACCTTTTTTGACTTCAGCAGCAGAGACTTTATGGCAACAGCGGAAAGGAATTTTGATTATGCCTTAATAATGGCTGATTCAGAAGGTTATAGAGTTAATAGAGCCATTCAAAAAACAGCCGAAAAAGAGGTATACAGGCTTCAAAAAGAAAAAGATGAAAAAATAACAATAGAATATTTTATTGGGATTGCTGAGACAAAAAAAGTTCTTAATTTAAATTTTTCTTTTGCAACAAAAGATTATGAACAAATTATTAAAGTGCTTAATTATTTAATAAATACTTTAAAATTTCAATAA
- a CDS encoding acyl-CoA dehydratase activase-related protein, with protein sequence MKIGIPRALIYYYYFPFWLKLFSSLGMEVVVSDPTSREQLDQGIKNSLSEICVPIKIIVGHVLDLQQKGVDYIYLPRFKSLRKDAVLCPKFLGLPDLFRHSLPQLNDFIISDTIESKSDDISDYSNYKQLAEVLNLDKSELKKALKKASVLWLRFRKLLFDGYLIDEFLALDNIGAVEAKIDKLEKATDLPQSRAEVALEEGMEETLDIALIGYVYNIYDNYVNMDIINKFKELGVRIHTFSMVKNKIIEKELKELRKPMFWEFTNKLYGASQHFFKDNKIDGLIHITAFGCGPDSILGQILELDAKKYDKPFMTLRIDEQTGESHITTRIEAFIDMLRLKKESS encoded by the coding sequence ATAAAAATAGGTATCCCTCGTGCTTTGATATATTATTATTATTTTCCTTTTTGGCTGAAACTTTTCAGCTCTTTAGGGATGGAAGTAGTTGTTTCAGACCCAACATCAAGGGAACAACTAGATCAAGGCATTAAAAATTCTTTGTCAGAAATTTGTGTACCAATTAAAATAATTGTAGGTCATGTTTTAGATCTCCAGCAAAAAGGTGTAGATTATATATATTTACCTCGTTTTAAAAGTTTGAGGAAAGATGCAGTTTTATGTCCTAAGTTTTTAGGATTACCGGATTTATTTAGACACTCACTGCCACAGCTTAATGATTTTATAATTTCTGATACTATTGAATCAAAAAGTGATGATATTTCTGATTATAGTAATTATAAGCAGCTTGCGGAAGTATTAAATCTTGATAAATCTGAACTTAAAAAAGCTTTAAAAAAGGCTTCAGTTTTATGGCTTAGATTTAGAAAATTATTATTTGATGGCTATTTAATTGATGAGTTTTTAGCTCTTGATAATATAGGAGCAGTAGAAGCGAAAATAGATAAGCTAGAAAAGGCAACTGATTTACCACAGAGCAGGGCTGAGGTTGCTTTAGAAGAAGGAATGGAAGAGACTCTTGATATAGCATTAATAGGTTATGTATATAATATTTATGATAATTATGTAAATATGGATATTATCAATAAATTTAAAGAATTAGGAGTTAGGATCCACACTTTTTCTATGGTAAAAAATAAGATAATAGAAAAAGAATTAAAAGAGCTCCGGAAGCCAATGTTCTGGGAATTTACTAATAAACTTTATGGTGCCTCACAGCACTTTTTTAAAGATAATAAAATAGATGGATTGATTCATATTACTGCCTTTGGTTGTGGACCTGATTCAATCTTAGGGCAGATTTTAGAATTGGATGCCAAGAAATACGATAAACCTTTTATGACTTTAAGAATTGATGAGCAAACTGGAGAAAGTCATATCACTACAAGAATCGAGGCATTTATAGATATGCTGAGATTAAAAAAGGAGAGTAGTTAA
- a CDS encoding chloride channel protein translates to MNLKIDKIKKDTKESLQYIIKWTLIAVLVGLIVGLAAVVFTGALNFGIALLAGLSDTSWVYIMPVFGLFMSGWLTSTFAPEAAGHGTDAIIKSYNENWGRINFIVVPIKLIASVFTIAFGGSAGREGPTVQMGGGLGYMIGKKLKLSLTDTRKIVICGMAASFGSIFTSPLAGGIFGAEVLYRDDVEYNMLFPSLVSSITAFFLFSIVMGQESLFKFPIPSEYSFVPERDILLFVGIGVIVGLISLVYIKSLYGYEELNEHIELPTYVQTAIGGALTGLMAIFATPLILGTGISLVEQISVQGGFSLGLLIMLLIGKILATSFTIGSGGSGGVVAPSLTIGAITGAIIARVINFDFPLAIITASAAGVLGSAAHIPLTTSIMIAEMFGIELIIPGTIVCFAGAWIARSDTLYRESYVSRFEMAKVLHHFGNEK, encoded by the coding sequence ATGAATTTAAAAATTGATAAGATTAAAAAGGATACAAAAGAGTCACTTCAATATATTATAAAGTGGACTTTGATTGCAGTTTTAGTTGGTCTAATAGTTGGGCTTGCTGCTGTAGTATTTACAGGTGCCCTTAATTTTGGGATTGCTTTGTTAGCCGGGTTATCTGATACCTCGTGGGTTTATATTATGCCAGTCTTTGGACTATTTATGAGTGGCTGGTTAACATCGACTTTTGCCCCGGAAGCAGCCGGTCATGGTACAGACGCAATTATAAAATCTTATAATGAAAACTGGGGTAGAATTAATTTTATTGTTGTACCAATTAAATTAATTGCTTCAGTTTTTACGATTGCTTTTGGCGGCTCTGCAGGTAGAGAGGGGCCTACAGTTCAGATGGGTGGTGGTCTTGGTTATATGATCGGAAAAAAATTAAAATTGAGTCTGACAGATACTAGAAAGATCGTTATCTGTGGTATGGCAGCTTCTTTTGGTTCAATTTTCACGTCACCTTTAGCCGGGGGGATTTTTGGAGCTGAAGTTTTATATCGGGATGATGTAGAATATAATATGCTCTTTCCAAGTCTGGTATCAAGTATTACTGCTTTTTTCTTATTTTCAATTGTTATGGGGCAGGAAAGCTTGTTTAAATTCCCGATCCCTTCAGAATACTCTTTTGTTCCAGAAAGAGATATTCTGTTATTTGTCGGTATAGGAGTTATAGTAGGACTTATAAGCCTTGTATATATTAAATCATTATATGGTTATGAAGAATTAAATGAACATATTGAATTACCGACTTATGTTCAGACTGCAATAGGTGGAGCATTGACTGGCCTTATGGCTATTTTTGCTACTCCATTGATTTTAGGTACAGGTATTTCTCTGGTGGAACAGATATCTGTTCAGGGAGGATTTTCTCTTGGCCTGTTAATTATGTTACTGATTGGTAAGATATTGGCCACATCATTTACTATTGGTTCTGGAGGTAGTGGTGGAGTTGTAGCCCCCAGTTTAACAATTGGTGCTATAACTGGAGCAATTATAGCTAGAGTGATTAATTTTGACTTTCCTCTTGCTATCATAACTGCAAGTGCTGCCGGTGTGCTTGGGAGTGCAGCCCATATTCCTTTGACAACTTCAATTATGATCGCTGAGATGTTTGGAATTGAGTTAATAATTCCAGGAACTATAGTCTGCTTTGCAGGAGCCTGGATTGCCAGGAGCGATACTTTATATAGAGAATCATATGTTAGTCGTTTTGAGATGGCAAAAGTATTACACCATTTTGGTAATGAAAAATAA
- the tnpA gene encoding IS200/IS605 family transposase, whose amino-acid sequence MFACKRKNGGLIFMDRDLNNNYHSVYSLQYHLVVITKYRHECITFEMLEELEKIFTRLLKDKVCNVLEFGGEKDHVHILFETPPQVQLSKLVNILKTVSSRLIKKQYEHHLKKYYWKPAFWSRSYCILSTGGATIETIKKYIENQNK is encoded by the coding sequence ATGTTTGCTTGTAAAAGAAAAAATGGAGGTTTGATTTTTATGGATAGAGACTTAAATAACAATTATCATTCTGTTTATAGTCTACAATATCATTTAGTTGTAATTACAAAATACAGACATGAATGTATTACTTTTGAAATGCTTGAAGAATTAGAAAAAATATTCACCAGATTACTCAAGGACAAAGTTTGTAATGTTCTAGAGTTTGGAGGAGAAAAAGATCATGTGCATATCCTCTTTGAAACTCCACCTCAGGTACAATTATCTAAGTTAGTTAATATATTAAAAACAGTATCTTCAAGACTTATCAAAAAGCAATATGAACACCATCTGAAAAAATATTATTGGAAACCTGCTTTTTGGTCTAGAAGCTACTGCATTTTGTCTACTGGTGGTGCTACTATTGAGACAATTAAAAAGTATATTGAAAATCAGAATAAATAG
- a CDS encoding potassium channel family protein: MKIIIAGGDKTGQNLIKLFSEKDRFKITLIETDAKRCEWISEGYPDVNIVWGDATYPNVLKSAEVEKADVFIAVIGDDKSNILAAKAAKKMGIDNIMVKVTASEYRELAELMDFDHVMDPAEAVSAEIITRLQGVDFVNLIQDLHLDIEFNKIKVQDLEGAEGKELCDFPSLFDDIAYPIFLIRDNKYFMPNEVDYLKISDTVVYIIKKKQKKKTSGILGLR; this comes from the coding sequence ATGAAAATAATTATAGCTGGTGGCGATAAAACTGGACAAAATTTAATTAAATTGTTTTCTGAAAAAGATCGTTTTAAAATCACATTAATTGAAACAGATGCTAAAAGGTGTGAATGGATTTCTGAGGGTTACCCTGATGTTAATATTGTCTGGGGAGATGCGACTTATCCCAATGTATTAAAATCTGCTGAAGTAGAGAAAGCAGATGTTTTTATTGCTGTTATTGGAGATGATAAATCTAACATTTTGGCAGCCAAGGCAGCTAAAAAGATGGGAATCGACAATATTATGGTTAAAGTAACAGCATCTGAGTATAGAGAACTTGCAGAATTGATGGATTTTGATCATGTGATGGACCCGGCCGAGGCAGTTTCAGCAGAGATTATAACCAGGCTGCAGGGAGTAGATTTTGTTAATTTGATTCAGGATCTCCACTTAGATATAGAGTTTAATAAGATTAAAGTTCAGGATTTAGAAGGAGCTGAGGGAAAAGAATTATGTGATTTCCCTAGCCTTTTTGATGATATTGCTTATCCAATATTTTTGATTCGCGATAACAAGTATTTTATGCCAAATGAGGTGGATTACTTAAAAATATCTGATACAGTTGTTTATATTATTAAAAAGAAACAAAAGAAAAAAACTAGCGGAATTTTAGGATTAAGATAA
- a CDS encoding ArsR/SmtB family transcription factor: MVQDDKFIDAFAEFLSILGEKSRLQILFALHEAPRSVKEIVKVTGLSQPLVSFHLKTLRERGLVGTERKKTFAYNYIIDKELVDDLLKLSKHLENYSSQEEDFDFKWPPWRNCKFFKDFS, from the coding sequence ATGGTTCAAGACGATAAATTTATCGATGCATTTGCAGAATTCCTTAGTATACTTGGAGAAAAAAGCAGATTGCAGATTTTATTTGCCCTGCATGAAGCCCCAAGATCGGTCAAGGAAATTGTTAAGGTAACAGGACTTTCACAACCCCTGGTTTCATTTCATCTAAAAACCCTTAGGGAGAGAGGCTTGGTAGGTACAGAAAGAAAGAAAACCTTTGCCTACAATTATATAATAGATAAAGAATTAGTGGATGATCTTCTTAAACTGAGCAAGCATCTGGAAAATTACTCTTCACAGGAAGAAGATTTCGATTTTAAATGGCCTCCCTGGAGGAATTGTAAATTCTTTAAGGATTTTAGCTAG
- a CDS encoding IS256 family transposase: MNSIPEKNSDGQVEFHDLIIELIKNFLENFLKAELTEFLNYEKHEYSGRNSGNSRNGSYLRDFLTQFGSIKGLNVPRDRNGEFQTELFQPYKRYDNWLEEAIINMYANGLSTRYVADWIEQMYGQKYSPTTISNLTNVALEEVKKWKERPLQKRYSVIFIDGMSIKVRRDTVANESVYIIIGINEDGYREILDFYIGATESAALWEEVLSNLKERGVQEVLLGVIDGLPGLKDSFLKVFPKADVQRCIVHKVRNTIVKVRKKDTDEIVKDLKKIYRSPSREFAEKALEEFDFKWSKIYPKVTQSWYVDKDELLTFYKYPESIHKAIYTTNWIERANKEIKKRLKPMNSLPNVQAAEKIIYLKIIEYNSKWSDRKMRGFLAAKDQLHQLFKERY; this comes from the coding sequence ATGAACAGTATACCCGAAAAAAACAGTGATGGTCAAGTTGAATTTCACGATTTAATCATTGAACTCATCAAAAATTTTCTCGAGAATTTCCTCAAGGCTGAATTAACTGAATTTCTAAACTATGAAAAACATGAATACTCAGGTAGAAACTCTGGCAATAGTCGTAATGGATCTTATCTTCGTGATTTCTTAACTCAGTTTGGCAGTATTAAAGGCTTAAATGTTCCTAGAGATAGAAATGGTGAATTCCAAACTGAACTATTCCAACCATATAAACGCTATGATAACTGGCTTGAAGAAGCTATAATAAACATGTATGCTAATGGCCTTTCCACCCGCTATGTAGCTGATTGGATAGAGCAGATGTATGGACAAAAATATAGCCCTACTACTATTAGTAATCTAACTAATGTTGCTCTTGAAGAGGTTAAAAAGTGGAAAGAAAGACCACTTCAAAAACGGTACAGCGTTATTTTTATTGATGGCATGAGCATAAAAGTCAGACGAGATACTGTTGCAAATGAATCTGTATATATTATCATTGGTATCAATGAAGACGGCTATCGTGAAATACTTGATTTCTACATTGGTGCAACTGAATCTGCTGCTTTATGGGAAGAAGTACTAAGTAATTTAAAAGAACGCGGAGTCCAGGAAGTCCTACTAGGTGTTATAGATGGACTCCCAGGACTTAAAGATTCTTTTCTAAAAGTATTCCCTAAAGCGGATGTGCAGCGTTGTATAGTTCATAAAGTGCGTAATACAATAGTCAAAGTTAGAAAAAAAGATACTGATGAAATCGTTAAAGATTTAAAAAAGATCTATAGATCTCCCAGCAGAGAGTTTGCAGAAAAAGCTTTAGAAGAATTTGATTTTAAATGGAGTAAAATCTATCCTAAAGTTACTCAAAGCTGGTACGTAGATAAAGATGAACTATTAACATTTTATAAATATCCAGAAAGCATACATAAAGCCATATACACAACAAACTGGATTGAAAGAGCCAATAAAGAAATCAAAAAAAGATTAAAGCCTATGAATAGTTTGCCTAATGTACAAGCAGCTGAAAAAATAATTTATTTAAAGATTATTGAGTACAACTCAAAATGGTCTGATAGAAAGATGAGAGGATTTTTAGCTGCAAAAGATCAGCTCCATCAACTATTTAAAGAACGATACTGA
- a CDS encoding IclR family transcriptional regulator — MSKKEPNQLIKSLDRALTILEKLLESENGMGVTELSRELELHKSTVYRLLDTLKYRGYLEKNEDNQKYIAGIKLFELSSRVLNDIDSRIRVRPYLEELMEKTKETIHLGILDDGEIIYLDKVESNATIRMYSQIGRRVPVHSTSLGKAILAHLSEKKVREIVNDKGMEAKTENTITDINELLKHLKKVKKQGYAVDDEEQEENIRCIAAPVFNHKGEVISSFSLSAPISRMGEERMEKLKKLIVEYSNKMSRSLGYNI, encoded by the coding sequence ATGAGTAAAAAAGAACCGAATCAGTTAATTAAATCTCTTGATAGAGCTTTAACTATTCTAGAAAAATTGCTGGAATCGGAAAATGGAATGGGAGTTACTGAGCTCAGTAGAGAACTTGAACTACATAAAAGTACTGTTTACAGGCTTTTAGATACTTTAAAATACAGGGGTTATCTAGAAAAAAATGAAGATAACCAAAAATATATTGCAGGGATTAAACTTTTTGAATTAAGCAGCAGGGTTTTAAATGATATCGACAGTCGAATTAGGGTTAGACCCTATTTAGAAGAATTAATGGAAAAAACAAAGGAGACAATCCATCTTGGTATATTAGATGATGGTGAAATAATTTACTTAGATAAGGTAGAAAGCAATGCTACAATCAGGATGTATTCACAGATAGGCAGAAGGGTTCCTGTCCACTCTACAAGCCTGGGAAAGGCTATTTTGGCTCATCTTTCTGAAAAAAAAGTTAGAGAAATAGTTAATGATAAGGGTATGGAAGCTAAAACAGAAAATACTATAACCGATATAAATGAACTGCTTAAACATTTAAAAAAGGTAAAAAAACAGGGTTATGCTGTAGATGATGAAGAACAGGAAGAAAATATTCGCTGTATAGCTGCACCGGTTTTCAACCATAAAGGAGAGGTTATTTCTTCTTTCAGCCTGTCTGCTCCAATCAGCAGGATGGGTGAAGAAAGGATGGAAAAACTTAAAAAGCTGATAGTAGAATATTCAAATAAAATGTCAAGATCATTGGGCTATAATATTTGA